The following DNA comes from Hyphococcus flavus.
TGCGGCGCAGCGGAAACGCTGCTGATCGACGCGGCGATCGCAAACGAAATTTGGCCCGCTATCGCGCAAGCCTTGCGAGATAAGGGATGCGAAATACGCGGCGATGCGAATATCCGGAAACTGGATGCGTCTGTTGCCGCCGCGTCAGAAGAAGATTGGCGAACGGAGTATCTGGCGCCGATCCTTTCCGTCGCCGTCGTGGACGGCGTGACAGGGGCCATCGGACATATCGCCAATTATTCTTCAGGGCATACGGAATCCATTGTCACGGAAAACTTTGTTACGGCTGAAACGTTCATCAACGGCGTCGACAGCGCCATCGTGCTGCATAACGCTTCCACTCAGTTCGCGGACGGCGGGGAGTTTGGGCTCGGCGCTGAAATCGGCATCGCCACGGGACGTCTTCACGCGCGCGGACCGGTAGGCGTTGAAGAACTGACTACATACAAGAATGTTGTGCGTGGCACAGGGCAGATCAGGCCTTAGCATAATCTGCTACTCAAATGTGCGCGGCGTGCGCTTCAAAAGAAAATTTCGACAAAACGGGCATTTTTTGCTTGTTTGTTAACGACTTCCTGTTGTAAGCGGTTTTCTGCGCTGCAACACAAGGCGCGTTTGGGGAAAACAATGAGCGGGTTCATGGGAACGGTAACCACGGGAGAAGGCGCGAGTTTGGTCGCGAACCCTGTGGTGCTGTTTATGAGCCTGATTGTGGTGGTGGTACTCCTTATTAGCCCCTTCCGGGGAGCGGCCATGGAGCCCGCGCGCTAAAGCAACAGCAGCACGGACCTTCAGACACCCGCTCCCGAAAGGAAGCGGGTTTTTTCATGTCTGATGGTCCGTTCAAGGATAGAACGGATGACGGAAGAAAAGCAAAAACGATCAGATGCGATCACCAAGGGGCCGGCGCGCGCCCCGGCGCGGGCTATGCTGCGCGCAACGGGGCTTGGTGATGAAGATCTGGCGAAGCCGATGATTGCGGTGGTCAACACCTGGTCGACGGTGACGCCATGCAACATGCATCTCGATAAACTGGCGGCGCCAGTGCGCGAAGGCGTCAGAAAAGGCGGCGGCACGCCGGTTGATTTCAATACTATCGTTGTTTCCGACGGCATCACTATGGGCGGCGAGGGAATGCGCGCCTCCCTGATCTCGCGTGAGGTGATTGCTGACTCTATTGAACTCGCCGTGCGCGGACATTCGCTCGATGCGGCTGTAATTCTCGTTGGTTGCGACAAGACATTACCGGCAGCGGCGATGGCGCTGGCGCGCATGGATATTCCCGGCGTTATTTTCTACGGCGGCACCATCATGCCGGGACACTGTAAATTTCGCGGCGAGGAAAAAGACCTTTCCATCCAGGATGTGTTCGAAGCGGTCGGCGCGCATGCCAAGGGCGATTATTCCGACGCGGAGCTGGACCAGATCGAGCGCGCGGCCTGCCCAGGCGCCGGCGCTTGCGGCGGTCAGTTTACGGCGAACACCATGGCCATGGCGCTGGCGTTTTTAGGGCTTGCGCCCATGGGCGCCGGCGATCCGCCAGCGACGGATGAAGCGAAAGCAGCCGAAGGCGCGCGCTGTGGCGAGTTAGCGGCGAAGCTCGCCCATGAAGGCAAAACCGCACGAACATTCGTCACCGAAGCGAGTTTGAAAAACGCAGCGACATCGGTCGTCGCCAGCGGCGGATCGACCAACGCAGTGCTGCATCTCGCTGCAATAGCAGCGGAAGCTGGCGTTCCGTTCTCCATCGACCTGTTTGATGAATTATCAAGGTCAACGCCAGTCATTCTTGATATCAAACCGGGCGGGAAGTTTCTTGCTAAAGATTTGTACGAAGCGGGCGGCGTTCGCCTGTTTGGCAAGCGACTGATGGAAGGCGGCGCTCTGTTTGAAACGCCAACGGTTAGTGGCGCGACAATGTTTGAGGAATTGGCGAAGGCGGACGAAACGCCCGGCCAACAGGTGGTTCGCTCCGTAGACGATCCAATAAAGAAAACCGGCGGGTTGCGCATTCTCTATGGCGATGTGGCGCCGGAAGGCAGCGTTCTCAAAACCGCGGGTTACGCTGACGCCGCATTCGAAGGGCCGGCGCGGGTTTTCGAAAGCGAGGAGGAGGCGTTTGCTGCGGTTTCTGATCGCAACATCAAGGAAGGCGACGTCGTCGTTATCCGTTATGAAGGACCGAAAGGCGGTCCGGGCATGCGTGAAATGCTTGCCGTCACCGCCGCACTCGCCGGTCAGGGATTAGCCGGCAAAGTCGCGCTGATGACGGATGGCCGGTTTTCCGGCGCATCGCACGGTTTCGTTATCGGCCATGTGGCGCCCGAAGCCGCCGCCGCCGGCCCAATCGCGCTTATCGAAGAAGGCGACATCATTCGTATTGACGCAGAAGCACGCCGGATTGACGCCGACATCAATTGGGCGGCGCGCAAGGCTGCATTCAAGCCAAAGGCGCCAAACCGCATGGGCGGCGCATTCGACAAATTCGCAAAACTCGTTTCATCGGCGTCGAAAGGCGCCGTCACCATTCAACCGCTGAACGACTGAAGGAAGTTAAAATGAGAGTCTATACGGAAGATGATGCACGCCCGGAACTGGTCAAGTCCGAACCGGTCGCCGTAATCGGTTACGGCAGTCAGGGCCGCGCCCATGCGCTGAACCTGAAAAACTCCGGCTGTGACGTGGTCGTCGGCGTGCGCGAGGGCGGGCCGGGCGCAATGCGTGCTGCTGAAGACGGTCTTGAAGTCGCTTCCGTCGCCAAGGCGTGCGAGGGCGCGAAACTGATCGCGATCCTGACGCCGGACATGACTCACGAAAAAATATTTAATGAGGAAGTCGCGCCGCATCTGAAAGCCGGTGACGCCTTGTTGTTCGCCCATGGCTTTACGGTGCTCTATGGCCGGGTGCAGCCACCAAAAGATGTTGACGTCATTATGGTTGCGCCAAAGGGGCCGGGTGACCTTGTTCGGCGTGAATATGAACGTGGTCGCGGCGTGCCGTGTCTTTTTGCTGTGCATCAGGACGCTACCGGCAACGCCAAAGACAGAGCGCTTGCCTATGCGAGCCTCATTGGCGGCGCTACCGCCGGGGCTATCGAAACGACGTTCAAGGAAGAAACCGAAACGGATTTGTTCGGTGAACAGGCGGTTTTGTGCGGCGGCGCATCGGAACTGGTCGTCGCCGGTTTCGAAACGCTGGTTGAGGCCGGCTATCAGCCAGAAATCGCTTACTACGAATGCATGCATGAGCTGAAGCTCATCGTCGATCTCTTTTACGAGGGCGGCCTTGAAGGCATGCACAAATTTATTTCCGAAACGGCGAAATATGGCGACTTCGTTTCCGGTCCGCGTGTAATCAATGCGGAAACCAAACAGCGCATGCGCGAAGTGCTGACGGATATTCAGAACGGCAATTTCGCCCATGACTGGATCATGGAAAATCAGGCCGGCAAGGTTCGTTATAACCAGATGCTGGAAGCCGATCTTAATCATCCAATCGAAAAAACGGGCAAGGAATTGCGCGCCCGAATGCCGTGGCTGAAGCACGGCGCCAATACGAAAGAGGAGTAAGGAGTTCTCATGTCTTCTCTGGCGGCTAAACAAACTGCGAAACCGGCTCCGGCGCTCTCAAAGCCCGGCGCCGAACTTCTGCTCGATGCGCTGGAGGAGCAGGGCGTTGAGGTGATTTTCGGCTATCCGGGCGGTGCCGTGTTGCCGATCTATGATGCGCTTCACGCGCGTGACTCGATCCGCCATGTGCTGATGCGTCATGAACAGGGCGCCCTGCATGCGGCGGAAGGATACGCGCGCTCAACCGGCAAGGTGGGGGTGGCATTGGTTACGTCGGGTCCCGGCGCCACCAATGCGGTGACAGGCCTTGCCGATGCCCTGCTGGATTCAATTCCGCTGGTTTGCATCACCGGTCAGGTGGCAAGGCCCTTGATCGGCACGGATGCGTTTCAGGAATGCGACACCACAGGCATCACAAGGTCATGCACGAAACATAATTATCTGGTGCAATCAGCCCAGACATTATCGAACACCGTACATGAAGCATTTCATGTTGCGCGGCGCGGCCGTCCGGGACCGGTGCTGATCGATATTCCAAAAGACACGCAATTTGAAACGGCGCTTTATACCAGCCGCGAGAATGCAAAAAATCGCAATTGCATCGTCCTGCCAGAGCTTGACCGCAACAAGATCGACCAGACAGTCGATCTGATGCGTCATGCACGCCGCCCTGTCTTTTACACCGGCGGCGGCGTCATCAATGCAGGTCCCGAAGCCAGTGAAACATTGCGGAAGCTGGCGGCCGCCACGGGGTTTCCCGTGACATCGACCCTGATGGGGCTTGGCGCGTTTCCGGCGTCAAACCCGCAATGGCTCGGCATGCTTGGCATGCATGGAAGTTTCGAGGCGAATAACGCCATGCATGACTGCGACCTGATGATCGCCATAGGCGCGCGGTTTGACGACCGCGTCACTGGCCGTATCGACGCCTTTTCACCGAACTCACGCAAGGTCCACATCGATGTGGACCCATCATCCATAAACAAGAATGTAAACGTGGATATCGGCATTGTAGGCGATGCCGGCGAAGTCATGGAGGCGTTGCTTGCTGAATGGAACGCGCGTGAGAAACAGGAAAATTATAAAACGGCGCGCACCAACGCGTGGCGAGAGCAGATTGATGCATGGCGCAAGCGAAAGTCGTTTCATTACGAACCTTCCAAAGAAGCGATCAAACCGCAATACGCTATCGAGCGTCTGTATCAATTGACTCGCGGGAAGGACGTCTACGTGACGACCGAAGTCGGCCAGCATCAGATGTGGGCCGCCCAGCATTTTCACTTTGATGAACCGAACCGCTGGATGACGTCAGGCGGGCTTGGCACAATGGGCTATGGCCTTCCCGCCGCGCTCGGCGTGCAGGCGGCGTATCCGGACGCTCTCGTCATTGATATTGCTGGCGATGCTTCGGTACAGATGACCATGCAGGAAATGTCGGCGGCGGTTCAGCATGGCCTGCCTATCAAAATTTTCATTCTGAATAACGCTTATCTCGGCATGGTGCGCCAGTGGCAGGAATTGTTACATGGCGGTCGGTATTCCCATTCATACTCTGACAGTCTTCCTGATTTCGTGAAACTTGCTGAAGCCTATGGCGGGCAGGGTATTCGGGCTGAAACCCCCGATGAGCTCGACGACAAAATCAGGGAAATGATTGATACGCCAAAACCGGTGTTGTTCGATTGCGTGGTGACGCAAGAAGAAAACGTATTTCCAATGATCCCATCGGGTGCGGCGCATAACGAAATGCTATTTGGCGACGTCAAGGGCGGCGAAGTGAGCGACGCCGGAAAGGTGCTGGTATGACTGCGTCTAATGTTACAACGCCTGCGCCGTCGCAATCCGTTTATCCGGTCACGCCGGATCAGGGTGACGTGAGAGAAGCAGTGCTTGCTGTCATCGTTGATAATGAGCCGGGCGTTTTGTCTCGTGTTGTCGGACTGATTTCGGCGCGCGGATACAATATCGAAAGTCTGACGGTGGCGGAAACAGATGTCGAAAAGCATACCTCGCGCATCACAATTGTGACGCAAGGCACGCCCGCCAAAATCGAACAAATCAAGGCCCAACTTGGCCGTCTCGTGCCGGTGCGCCGCGTGATTGACGTAAGCGCAGAAAAGGACGCTCTCGAACGTGAGCTGGCGCTGATCAAAGTCGTCAGTGTTGGTGATCAACGATTGGAAGCCATGCGCGTCGCCGATATTTTTCGCGCTCGAGCTCTCGATACCACTCCGACATCCTTTGTGTTCGAAGTCACTGGCGCGCGAGAAAAAATCAACGCGTTTATCGATTTGATGCGGCCATTAGGTCTTTCCGAAATTTCCCGGACCGGCGTGTTGTCGATCCGTCGCGGCGTGACGGGTGATTAATTGTGACGAATTACAGTTTTTACCCGCTCATCCCGGCGAAAGCCGGGATCCAGTTTAAAGAAAAAGCCGGGCTAGGCCCGTCGTTAATTGTTAGCTGGGCCCCGGCTTTTGCCGGGGTGAACGGAAGAAAGTTTATTCCTGAAAACCTGCTCCTTAGCCCCGCGCGGCGTTAATCGCCGCGCGTAACAAATGCGCTTTGGAACAGAGTTTAAGGAACAGAAAAATGACTACCCAACACATAAAAACGGATGACGTGAAACCCGTCAGCGAAAACCACGTCAAGATTTTTGACACCACCTTGCGCGACGGCGAACAAGCGCCGGGCTTTTCCATGTCCACCGATGCGAAACTGATTGTCGCGAGGACCCTCAGTGACTTGAACGTCGACATCATTGAAGCCGGATTTGCTGCGGCTTCTCCGGGTGATGCGGCTGCAATCCGTACAATTGCAAGCGAAATCGAAGGGCCGACGATTGGTTCATTGGCGCGACTGAACAAGAACGATATCGATGCTGCGGCGCATGCTATCGAGCCAGCACAACAGAAACGTATTCACACATTCATCGGCACTAGCCCATTGCACCGCGACGCTAAGCTGAAGATGTCGAAGGAAGAAATCTTGAAAGTGATTTCGGAAATTGTCGCCTATGCATCGTCCGCATGTGATGACATTGAATTTTCGCCAGAAGATGCGATCCGCACGGAGCGGGAGTTTTTGCTTGAGGCTGTGGAGGCAGCGATCGAAGCCGGCGCCACGACCATCAACATTCCTGATACGGTCGGTTATACAACGCCGGAAGAAATCACGGATCTCTTCCGATTCTTGAAAGAAAATGCCAAAGGCGCTGATCGGGCGATATTCTCTGTTCATTGCCATGACGATCTCGGCATGGCGGTCGCGAACTCGCTGGCGGCGGTGCGCGGTGGCGCGCGTCAAATTGAATGCGCCATAAACGGCATCGGCGAGCGTGCCGGAAACTGTTCCATGGAAGAAGCGGTGATGGCGCTGGCGACACGCCGGGATTTCTTCAACGTCTCGACCCAGATTGATACGACGAAGATTTTCGCAGCATCGACTACGCTTGCGCGCGTAACGCATAACCCGATCCCGCGCAACAAGGCGATTGTCGGTAAAAATGCATTCGCGCATGAAGCCGGCATTCATCAGCATGGCGTTCTGGCGAATAAGCGCACTTATGAAATCATGGATGCGGAAGCTGTCGGCATGCCGTCAAACTCTATTGTTCTGGGAAAACACTCCGGCAAGCATGCCGTTGCGGCGCGCGTCAAAGCGCTGGGCTTTAATGTTTCAAAACAGAAAATCGAGGATATTTTCCCGGCGTTCAAACGGCTGGCGGACACCTGCCGCGAAGTGACTGACGCTGATCTCGTGCGCATTGTTACCGGCAACGCCGAAACAGACGGGCGCATCGGTCCGTGGCGCATGCGCAAGACTGAGCTTCATGTAAACTTTGAGGACGAAACGCGCCCGCATGCGCGCATCACCATGGAACATGACAATGGTGAGCGCCAATCGGTAACCCACGAAGGAGAGGGGCCCATTGATGCGGCGTTCGCCGCTGTGTGCGCCATTGCTGACGTGCCGGGGCATATCCATACGCTGGATCTTAATCATGTCGCTGCCGAGGGTATTGTTCGCGCCGAAGCCGTTATTGAAGTTGAGGGAAAATTTTATTCCGGAAAATCCGAAGAGGTTGATATCGCCGACGCCGCGGTTGCCTCGTTTGTCGCTGCAGTCAATCAGGCGGCGGCGATCCGCGCGGGCGTTAGCGCAGAGCAGGAAAGGGCGGCGTCATGACCCGTAATAATTCCAGCCCGCAATCCTTATTCGACAAACTATGGGAACAGCATGTCGCAGTGCCTGAAACGGCGGACGCGCCTGCGGTTCTCTACATCGACCTGCATCTGGTGCATGAAGTAACCTCGCCGCAAGCATTTTCAGTGCTGGACGAGCAGGGACTGAAAGTGCGTCGTCCGGACCGGACGATTGCAACGCTTGATCACTCAACGCCGACTTTGCCGGCGAACGAAAATGGCGATCTTCCGTACGCCACGCCAGACGCGAAAGCGCAGGTGGAGACGCTGATCGCCAATTGTGAAAAGCATGGCATTCAACTCTTGAATTTGGGTGATCCACGACGCGGGATCGTCCATGTCATTGGACCCGAGCTTGGTTTGACGCAGCCTGGCAAGACTATTGTCTGCGGAGACAGCCATACCTCCACCCATGGCGCTTTTGGCGCACTGGCGTTCGGTATCGGCACGACGGAAGTCGGGCATGTGCTGGCGACCCAAAGCGTTCTACAAAGAAAACCCAAATCCATGCGCGTTATTTTTGACGGCGCTTTACAAGAGGGTGTCAGCGCCAAGGATATGGCGCTCGCTATGATTGCTGAGATCGGCGCCGATGGCGGACAGGGGTACGCCATCGAGTTTGCTGGCGAGGCAGTGAAAGCGCTTTCCATGGAAGGCCGCATGACCCTATGCAATATGTCGATAGAGGCCGGCGCCCGTTTCGGCATGGTCGCTCCGGATGAATTGACATTCGAGTGGGTGAAGGACCGTGAGTTCGCGCCAAAGGGCGATAGTTGGCATGAGGCGCTAATGCGCTGGCGTACGCTGCCGACCGAGGATGGCGCAGCGTTCGACAAACAGGTCAGGATTAACGCCGGCGCAATTCGCCCGATGATTACGTATGGCGTTTCACCAGACGCCGCTGCACCCGTTACCGCCCATGCGCCAAAGCCGCGCACGAGCGCAGAGCAACACGCTGTCGACTACATGCAGTTCGAACCAGATCAGCCCTTTACAAAGGCTGAGGTCAATCGTGTTTTCATTGGCAGTTGCACAAACTCACGGCTTTCGGACCTGCGTGACGCAGCGGCGATTATGCGCGGCCGCCGGGTGAAAGAAGGTGTTGTCACGCTTGTCGTCCCCGGATCGGAAGCGGTGAAACGCGCGGCGGAGGCGGAAGGCCTGCATGATGTCTTCCGTGCGGCCGGCGCCGAATGGCGCGAACCAGGCTGTTCCATGTGCATCGCCATGAACGGCGACGCTGGCGCGCCGGGCGAACTGGTCGTTTCAACATCCAATCGCAACTTTATCGGCCGTCAGGGCAAAGGCGTCCGAACCGTACTCGCCAGTCCGGCGACAGCGGCGGCCTCAGCCATCGAGGGGCGCATCGCCGACCCGCGTCCATATGTCAACGAGATGAAGGAGAGTGCGTAATGTCATTCGAACCTTTTAACGCGCTAACTTCACGCACTGTCGTACTCCGGCAAGAAAATATCGATACGGATCAGATCATTCCCGCCCGCTTTTTAACGACGACTTCGAAAGAGGGGCTTGGCGAGTCCGTGTTTTTTGATTGGCGTTACGAAGACGATGGCAAGCCCAGAAATTCTTCCATCTTCAACGGCTACAACCCAGACACGCATAAAATTCTGGTGGCGGGATCGAATTTCGGTTGCGGGTCTTCTCGCGAGCATGCGCCATGGGCGCTTTACGGGTTTGGGTTTAGAGCGGTCATCAGCTCTGACATTGCTGATATTTTCAAAAGCAACGCCCTTAAAAACGGCCTTCTGGCGATTGAGGTTGATCCGAAAACCCATGCCAGTCTGCTTAATAATCCGGGCGCTGAGATTGAGATTGATCTCGAACGGCAAGTGGTGGCGTTAAGCGTCTGGGAGAAAGCGCATTTTGATATCGAGCCTTTTGCCCGCCAGTGCCTGATGAACGGTGTTGACCAGTTGGGGCACCTTCAAAACAAGCTTGCGGAAATCGAAGCCTATGAGGCGGCGTGCGCATGACAAGGAAAATTGCGTTTCTTCCCGGCGATGGCGTCGGGCCGGAGGTGAGCGCCGCCGCCCGGCGAGTGTTGGATGCTGTCGCGGAAACACATTCGCTGTCACTGAAGTATAATGAGTACCTGTTTGGCGGGGCCGCCATCGATACTGCTGGAGACCCGCTTCCGTCAGAAACGAAAACGGGCTGCCTCGAAGCGGATGCTGTCTTTCTTGGCGCGGTCGGCGGACCGAAATGGGATGGCGGGGCCTTGAGGCCGGAAAAAGGATTGCTGGATCTGAGAAAAGCGCTTGGCGTCTACGCCAATTTGCGACCAACATCGATCGCTGCCGGCATGGAGCATCTGTCGCCGTTAAAAATTGAACGCGCAAAAGATGTTGACTTTTTGATCGTCCGGGAGCTGACGGGAGGCATGTATTTCGGTGATCGTACCGAAGGGAACGATACTGCTCGCGATGAATGCCTCTATACGCGGGAAGAAGTGAGCCGCGTTGCGCGCATCGCCTTCGAGGCGGCAAGAAAGCGCAAGGGCAAAGTCGCCTCAGTCGATAAAGCCAATGTGCTTGCCACAAGCCGATTGTGGCGAAACGCCGTTAACGATCTTCATCAGGCGGAGTTTCAAGACGTGGAGTTTTCCCACGTTCTGGTGGACGCCATGGCTATGAAACTGATCCAGGCACCGGCGGATTTTGACGTGATCCTGACTGAAAATCTCTTCGGCGATATTTTAAGCGACGAGGCGTCGGTGCTATCGGGCTCCATTGGCCTTGCGCCGTCCGCATCACTGGGCGATGGCGCGCGTGGACTTTTCGAACCGATCCATGGTTCAGCGCCGGACATCGCCGGACACGGGAAAGCCAATCCGGTCGGGGCGATTTTGAGCGCCGCCATGATGCTGCGTTACAGTTTGGATGCAGGCGAGGCGGCTGACGCGATTGAAAACGCCGTTGCGGGCGCGCTGGAACAAGGCCGTGGAACGAGCGATATTGGCGGGGAAGATACGACAGCGAGTTTTACCGAAGCGATAATGGCGTTAATTGAATGAACGGCGTTTATCTTTTCCCTGCGCAATGCCAGGTACACAATTCCAAATCGTGCACATGCTTTTCCATCCGCTCACCCCGACGCAAGTCGGGGCCCAGTAAATGAAAAATGTCGGGCGAAGCCCGTCTTCTGTGAATGACTGGATCCCGGCTTTCGCCGGGATGACCGAGAATTTTTGTTCTTTTAGAAATGCTATCTCAAGGGGGTGGAAGTTCACTCACTCCATGATATCCTCGTTCCACAACTCCGGCTTTTCCTTGATGAAGCGCGCCATCAATTCCAGAGAGGCCGGGTGAGCAACGTCGATCACTTCAACGCCGCGCTCGCGCAGGAAAGTTTCATTGCCGCCAAAGTTCTTTGTATCGTTGATGACAACGCGCGGAATTTTGAACTGAACGATAGTGCCTGAACACATCATGCAGGGGGAAAGCGATGTATAAAGCGTCAGGCCGCGATAACTCTTTTGCCGTCCCGCCTTGCGAAGGCAATCCATCTCGCCATGGGCGATGGGGTCGCCTGCCTGAACGCGCTTATTATGCCCAGCCGCGATCATCTCATGTCCTCTTGCGAGCACAGAACCGATGGGCAGTCCGCCCTCGTCGTAGCTTTTCTTCGCCTCAGCGAAAGCGCGTTCGATGAATTGATGATCAAAGTCATTGAGCATTGGGTGTTCCTCTCAATAGACAAGCCGTGCAAGATGACTGATAAAGCCGTGAACGCCCCGGCACAAGAAAAGGCGAAACTCATGGCTGATACGCTGACTATCGTCGATCACCCGCTGATCCAGCACAAACTCACCATTCTACGGAACAAGGAAACGCCGACGGCGCATTTTCGTCAGGTCTTGCGGGAGGTTGCGTTCGTTCTTGGCTGCGAAGCGACCAAAGATCTTGCGCTGGGAGAGGTTACAATTGAAACGCCCCTGGAAAAAGTCAACGCGCCGTACCTTGAAGGGAAGAAACTGTGTTTTGTGTCGATCTTGCGCGCCGGAAACGGGCTGATTGAAGGCTTGCTTGACCTTATCCCGTCTGCACGTGTCGGGCATGTGGGGCTTTACCGCGATCATGAAACGCTTGAAGCGATCGAATATTATTTCAAGACGCCGGATAAGCTGAATGAACGTCTTGTGATCATGGTCGATCCGATGCTGGCGACAGGAAACACTGCGATTGCAGCAGCGAATAAGCTGAAGGACGCAGGCGCGCGTGACATAAAATTTCTCTGTTTGGTTGCTGCGCCGGAGGGGGTTGAAAAGTTCTCAAAAGCCCATCCGGATATCCCAATCATAACAGCGGCGCTTGATCGCGAGCTGAACGAAATAGGATATATCCTCCCGGGGCTCGGCGATGCGGGCGACAGGATCTATGGAACAAAAGGTTAATCCGTAGGCG
Coding sequences within:
- the ilvD gene encoding dihydroxy-acid dehydratase, whose amino-acid sequence is MTEEKQKRSDAITKGPARAPARAMLRATGLGDEDLAKPMIAVVNTWSTVTPCNMHLDKLAAPVREGVRKGGGTPVDFNTIVVSDGITMGGEGMRASLISREVIADSIELAVRGHSLDAAVILVGCDKTLPAAAMALARMDIPGVIFYGGTIMPGHCKFRGEEKDLSIQDVFEAVGAHAKGDYSDAELDQIERAACPGAGACGGQFTANTMAMALAFLGLAPMGAGDPPATDEAKAAEGARCGELAAKLAHEGKTARTFVTEASLKNAATSVVASGGSTNAVLHLAAIAAEAGVPFSIDLFDELSRSTPVILDIKPGGKFLAKDLYEAGGVRLFGKRLMEGGALFETPTVSGATMFEELAKADETPGQQVVRSVDDPIKKTGGLRILYGDVAPEGSVLKTAGYADAAFEGPARVFESEEEAFAAVSDRNIKEGDVVVIRYEGPKGGPGMREMLAVTAALAGQGLAGKVALMTDGRFSGASHGFVIGHVAPEAAAAGPIALIEEGDIIRIDAEARRIDADINWAARKAAFKPKAPNRMGGAFDKFAKLVSSASKGAVTIQPLND
- the leuB gene encoding 3-isopropylmalate dehydrogenase produces the protein MTRKIAFLPGDGVGPEVSAAARRVLDAVAETHSLSLKYNEYLFGGAAIDTAGDPLPSETKTGCLEADAVFLGAVGGPKWDGGALRPEKGLLDLRKALGVYANLRPTSIAAGMEHLSPLKIERAKDVDFLIVRELTGGMYFGDRTEGNDTARDECLYTREEVSRVARIAFEAARKRKGKVASVDKANVLATSRLWRNAVNDLHQAEFQDVEFSHVLVDAMAMKLIQAPADFDVILTENLFGDILSDEASVLSGSIGLAPSASLGDGARGLFEPIHGSAPDIAGHGKANPVGAILSAAMMLRYSLDAGEAADAIENAVAGALEQGRGTSDIGGEDTTASFTEAIMALIE
- the ilvC gene encoding ketol-acid reductoisomerase, producing MRVYTEDDARPELVKSEPVAVIGYGSQGRAHALNLKNSGCDVVVGVREGGPGAMRAAEDGLEVASVAKACEGAKLIAILTPDMTHEKIFNEEVAPHLKAGDALLFAHGFTVLYGRVQPPKDVDVIMVAPKGPGDLVRREYERGRGVPCLFAVHQDATGNAKDRALAYASLIGGATAGAIETTFKEETETDLFGEQAVLCGGASELVVAGFETLVEAGYQPEIAYYECMHELKLIVDLFYEGGLEGMHKFISETAKYGDFVSGPRVINAETKQRMREVLTDIQNGNFAHDWIMENQAGKVRYNQMLEADLNHPIEKTGKELRARMPWLKHGANTKEE
- the ilvN gene encoding acetolactate synthase small subunit, with amino-acid sequence MTASNVTTPAPSQSVYPVTPDQGDVREAVLAVIVDNEPGVLSRVVGLISARGYNIESLTVAETDVEKHTSRITIVTQGTPAKIEQIKAQLGRLVPVRRVIDVSAEKDALERELALIKVVSVGDQRLEAMRVADIFRARALDTTPTSFVFEVTGAREKINAFIDLMRPLGLSEISRTGVLSIRRGVTGD
- a CDS encoding 2-isopropylmalate synthase, yielding MTTQHIKTDDVKPVSENHVKIFDTTLRDGEQAPGFSMSTDAKLIVARTLSDLNVDIIEAGFAAASPGDAAAIRTIASEIEGPTIGSLARLNKNDIDAAAHAIEPAQQKRIHTFIGTSPLHRDAKLKMSKEEILKVISEIVAYASSACDDIEFSPEDAIRTEREFLLEAVEAAIEAGATTINIPDTVGYTTPEEITDLFRFLKENAKGADRAIFSVHCHDDLGMAVANSLAAVRGGARQIECAINGIGERAGNCSMEEAVMALATRRDFFNVSTQIDTTKIFAASTTLARVTHNPIPRNKAIVGKNAFAHEAGIHQHGVLANKRTYEIMDAEAVGMPSNSIVLGKHSGKHAVAARVKALGFNVSKQKIEDIFPAFKRLADTCREVTDADLVRIVTGNAETDGRIGPWRMRKTELHVNFEDETRPHARITMEHDNGERQSVTHEGEGPIDAAFAAVCAIADVPGHIHTLDLNHVAAEGIVRAEAVIEVEGKFYSGKSEEVDIADAAVASFVAAVNQAAAIRAGVSAEQERAAS
- a CDS encoding acetolactate synthase 3 large subunit, with the protein product MSSLAAKQTAKPAPALSKPGAELLLDALEEQGVEVIFGYPGGAVLPIYDALHARDSIRHVLMRHEQGALHAAEGYARSTGKVGVALVTSGPGATNAVTGLADALLDSIPLVCITGQVARPLIGTDAFQECDTTGITRSCTKHNYLVQSAQTLSNTVHEAFHVARRGRPGPVLIDIPKDTQFETALYTSRENAKNRNCIVLPELDRNKIDQTVDLMRHARRPVFYTGGGVINAGPEASETLRKLAAATGFPVTSTLMGLGAFPASNPQWLGMLGMHGSFEANNAMHDCDLMIAIGARFDDRVTGRIDAFSPNSRKVHIDVDPSSINKNVNVDIGIVGDAGEVMEALLAEWNAREKQENYKTARTNAWREQIDAWRKRKSFHYEPSKEAIKPQYAIERLYQLTRGKDVYVTTEVGQHQMWAAQHFHFDEPNRWMTSGGLGTMGYGLPAALGVQAAYPDALVIDIAGDASVQMTMQEMSAAVQHGLPIKIFILNNAYLGMVRQWQELLHGGRYSHSYSDSLPDFVKLAEAYGGQGIRAETPDELDDKIREMIDTPKPVLFDCVVTQEENVFPMIPSGAAHNEMLFGDVKGGEVSDAGKVLV
- the leuC gene encoding 3-isopropylmalate dehydratase large subunit — protein: MTRNNSSPQSLFDKLWEQHVAVPETADAPAVLYIDLHLVHEVTSPQAFSVLDEQGLKVRRPDRTIATLDHSTPTLPANENGDLPYATPDAKAQVETLIANCEKHGIQLLNLGDPRRGIVHVIGPELGLTQPGKTIVCGDSHTSTHGAFGALAFGIGTTEVGHVLATQSVLQRKPKSMRVIFDGALQEGVSAKDMALAMIAEIGADGGQGYAIEFAGEAVKALSMEGRMTLCNMSIEAGARFGMVAPDELTFEWVKDREFAPKGDSWHEALMRWRTLPTEDGAAFDKQVRINAGAIRPMITYGVSPDAAAPVTAHAPKPRTSAEQHAVDYMQFEPDQPFTKAEVNRVFIGSCTNSRLSDLRDAAAIMRGRRVKEGVVTLVVPGSEAVKRAAEAEGLHDVFRAAGAEWREPGCSMCIAMNGDAGAPGELVVSTSNRNFIGRQGKGVRTVLASPATAAASAIEGRIADPRPYVNEMKESA
- the leuD gene encoding 3-isopropylmalate dehydratase small subunit, translating into MSFEPFNALTSRTVVLRQENIDTDQIIPARFLTTTSKEGLGESVFFDWRYEDDGKPRNSSIFNGYNPDTHKILVAGSNFGCGSSREHAPWALYGFGFRAVISSDIADIFKSNALKNGLLAIEVDPKTHASLLNNPGAEIEIDLERQVVALSVWEKAHFDIEPFARQCLMNGVDQLGHLQNKLAEIEAYEAACA